In the uncultured Methanobrevibacter sp. genome, one interval contains:
- a CDS encoding 7-carboxy-7-deazaguanine synthase QueE, with product MIKIKVSEIFTSFQGEGPYVGAPATFLRLYGCNLNCQWCDTDISTYEMLSVDDVAEILMTQMEFNNINLLVITGGEPTLQMEEIKRLIKELPEDIKIQLETNGSIFEYIPEIEYVISPKEDKEKVFENYYKYDNVFFKFVITCEEDIDEVISIKNKYGYDKTIWLQGEFSRDALMADLIRENFPRLKNIKLSVQTHKYLKQR from the coding sequence GTGATTAAAATTAAGGTTAGTGAAATTTTCACATCATTTCAAGGGGAGGGGCCTTATGTAGGGGCTCCTGCAACCTTTTTAAGATTATATGGTTGCAATTTGAACTGCCAGTGGTGTGATACTGACATTTCAACATATGAAATGCTGTCTGTTGATGATGTTGCAGAGATTCTGATGACTCAAATGGAGTTCAATAATATAAACTTATTAGTCATAACCGGCGGAGAACCTACTCTACAGATGGAAGAGATAAAGCGTTTGATTAAGGAGCTTCCTGAAGACATTAAAATTCAACTTGAGACTAATGGTTCCATTTTTGAATACATTCCTGAAATAGAATATGTAATCAGTCCAAAGGAAGATAAGGAAAAGGTCTTTGAAAATTATTATAAATATGATAATGTTTTCTTTAAGTTTGTAATCACTTGTGAGGAAGATATAGATGAAGTGATTTCAATAAAAAACAAGTATGGCTATGATAAGACAATCTGGCTTCAAGGTGAATTCAGCAGAGATGCTCTAATGGCTGACTTGATTAGGGAAAATTTTCCTCGTTTAAAAAATATAAAATTATCTGTTCAAACTCATAAGTATTTAAAACAAAGATAA
- a CDS encoding CDC48 family AAA ATPase yields the protein MADVELKIKVAEILSQKDVGKNIAKLDMESMFKLGLKDGDLIEIIGSKHTAAVAIASQSDMESIIRIDGTTRKNSGASIGEEVTIKRAEAKEAKKIVLAPIDARIRIGGDFNRAFRNQVMVQGDLINTGIKTPQRRAVGSGFFDDIFDDIMNVPGIGAMSQIKLAVVSTNPGGVVKVGPNTKVEINEEPVDVSKLEGVSNLVDISYDDIGGLKDEVKKVREMIEIPLKKPELFDKLGIAPPKGVLMHGPPGTGKTLLAKAVANESDAHFIVINGPEIMSKYVGGSEENLREFFEEAEENAPSIIFIDELDAIAPKREETQGEVERRTVAQLLTLMDGLNSRGQVVVIGATNRPDSLDGALRRPGRFDREIEIGVPDKEERKEIMEIHTRGMPLADDVDLDDLADTTHGFVGADLEALAKEAAMRVVRRIIPDLGADDEIPPEVLEKLVVTKDDFKSALREIQPSALREVLVQVPNVTWDDVGGLDEAKQELKEAVEWPLKYPDKFKEFGVRPPKGTLLYGIPGTGKTMLAKAVANESEANFIAIKGPELLSKWVGESEKGVREVFRKARQTAPTVIFFDEIDSIASSRGAESGDSGVTKRVVNQLLTEIDGLEELEDVAIIAATNRPDIIDPGLMRPGRFDRHIKVDAPNEDARLAIFKVHTKDMPLAKDVKLKKLAKNTEGYVGADIEAVCREAAMLALRENIEATEVSAKFFDEAMDKVKPKSVSDEEELIQYY from the coding sequence ATGGCTGATGTAGAACTTAAAATCAAAGTTGCAGAAATATTATCTCAAAAAGACGTTGGTAAAAATATAGCTAAACTGGATATGGAATCCATGTTTAAATTAGGTCTTAAGGATGGGGACTTAATCGAGATTATCGGATCTAAACATACTGCGGCTGTTGCAATTGCTTCTCAATCTGATATGGAATCAATCATAAGGATAGACGGTACAACCCGTAAGAATTCAGGTGCTTCAATAGGTGAGGAAGTTACCATCAAAAGAGCAGAAGCAAAAGAAGCTAAAAAAATTGTTCTAGCTCCTATTGATGCAAGAATCAGGATTGGTGGAGATTTCAACAGAGCATTCAGAAACCAAGTAATGGTTCAAGGGGACTTGATTAATACTGGTATTAAAACCCCTCAAAGAAGAGCTGTTGGAAGCGGTTTCTTTGATGATATCTTTGATGACATCATGAATGTTCCAGGCATTGGTGCAATGAGCCAAATCAAGTTGGCAGTTGTAAGCACTAACCCTGGAGGTGTTGTAAAAGTTGGTCCAAACACTAAGGTTGAAATCAACGAGGAACCAGTAGATGTTTCCAAATTGGAAGGTGTATCCAATCTTGTAGATATTAGTTACGATGACATAGGCGGTTTAAAGGATGAGGTTAAAAAGGTCAGGGAAATGATCGAAATCCCTCTTAAGAAACCGGAATTATTTGATAAGTTAGGTATTGCTCCTCCAAAAGGAGTATTGATGCACGGGCCTCCAGGTACCGGTAAGACCTTGCTTGCAAAAGCAGTAGCAAACGAAAGTGATGCTCACTTCATTGTAATCAACGGTCCTGAAATCATGAGCAAATATGTTGGTGGATCTGAAGAAAACCTAAGGGAATTCTTTGAAGAAGCTGAAGAAAATGCTCCATCCATCATATTCATTGATGAATTGGATGCTATTGCACCTAAACGTGAAGAAACTCAAGGTGAAGTGGAAAGAAGAACTGTTGCACAACTATTGACCTTGATGGATGGACTTAATTCCAGAGGGCAAGTGGTTGTAATCGGTGCAACAAACAGGCCTGATTCCCTTGACGGTGCACTTAGAAGACCTGGTAGGTTTGATCGTGAAATTGAAATCGGTGTTCCTGACAAAGAGGAACGTAAAGAGATTATGGAAATCCACACAAGAGGAATGCCTCTTGCAGATGATGTTGACTTGGATGATTTAGCAGATACAACCCATGGATTTGTAGGTGCAGACCTTGAAGCATTGGCTAAGGAAGCGGCTATGAGGGTTGTAAGAAGAATCATTCCAGATTTAGGTGCTGATGATGAGATTCCTCCTGAAGTATTGGAAAAACTTGTAGTAACCAAGGATGACTTCAAGTCTGCACTTAGAGAGATCCAACCATCTGCACTTAGAGAAGTTCTTGTTCAAGTTCCAAATGTAACATGGGATGATGTCGGTGGATTGGACGAAGCTAAACAGGAATTGAAGGAAGCTGTAGAATGGCCTTTAAAATACCCAGACAAATTCAAGGAATTTGGTGTAAGACCACCTAAAGGTACCCTATTGTATGGTATTCCAGGTACTGGTAAGACCATGCTTGCAAAGGCTGTAGCAAACGAAAGTGAAGCTAACTTCATTGCAATCAAAGGGCCTGAACTCTTGTCCAAATGGGTTGGTGAGTCTGAGAAAGGTGTAAGGGAAGTCTTTAGAAAAGCAAGACAAACTGCTCCTACTGTAATCTTCTTTGATGAAATCGATTCAATCGCAAGTTCAAGAGGTGCAGAATCTGGTGATTCTGGTGTAACCAAACGTGTTGTAAATCAATTATTGACTGAAATCGACGGTCTTGAAGAGTTAGAGGATGTTGCAATCATTGCAGCTACCAACAGACCAGACATCATAGATCCAGGTCTCATGAGGCCAGGTAGATTTGACAGACACATTAAGGTTGATGCTCCAAATGAAGATGCAAGACTTGCAATATTCAAGGTACACACCAAAGACATGCCTCTTGCAAAAGATGTCAAGCTTAAGAAATTGGCTAAAAACACCGAAGGATATGTTGGGGCAGACATTGAAGCAGTATGCCGTGAAGCTGCAATGCTTGCTTTAAGAGAGAACATTGAAGCGACTGAAGTCTCAGCTAAATTCTTCGATGAAGCTATGGATAAGGTGAAGCCAAAAAGCGTAAGTGATGAAGAAGAATTGATCCAATATTACTAA
- a CDS encoding universal stress protein produces MYKKILLPTDGSEHSLREVERAKHVLAEDGEIIILSVAIKIRKTAFHRTKDVRKMNNEAVNEAEDNVKAMADCFDDSFNVRTMVKSGFPSEQINKVAEDEDCDLIIIASSGVSGIHKFVLGSVAESVLKECEKDVLLIHN; encoded by the coding sequence ATGTATAAAAAAATTTTATTACCAACTGATGGATCTGAACACTCTTTACGTGAAGTTGAAAGAGCTAAACATGTATTGGCGGAAGATGGGGAAATTATAATCCTCTCTGTTGCTATTAAAATAAGAAAGACAGCGTTCCATAGAACCAAAGATGTTAGGAAAATGAATAATGAAGCTGTAAATGAAGCTGAAGATAATGTAAAAGCCATGGCGGATTGCTTTGATGACAGTTTTAATGTCAGGACCATGGTAAAATCAGGTTTCCCATCTGAACAAATCAATAAGGTTGCTGAAGATGAGGATTGTGATTTGATTATCATTGCATCTTCAGGTGTAAGTGGCATTCATAAGTTTGTTCTTGGAAGTGTTGCTGAGAGTGTACTTAAAGAATGTGAAAAAGATGTTTTATTAATTCATAATTAA
- a CDS encoding diacylglycerol/polyprenol kinase family protein: MLFSDIIALVIVYLYVVVIFLLAEKVLKSKPEVSRKFVHIMVGNMIFAMPFFSDPSILLWFITLPITIALFFLTEYSPITIHNSVTESGHALGLFFYAGIWSVLLLIFPILIDPNLLWIVALAIVPLVYGDGFAALVGAKWGRIKYHVFGGEKTLAGSLAMLSVTAVLSVFVWVFYTAMGYTLPELNFWYILIISAIATVAEAISYGGIDNLTVPSVTAILYYLVATIL; this comes from the coding sequence ATGTTATTTAGCGATATAATTGCATTAGTCATTGTTTATCTTTATGTAGTTGTCATATTCCTATTGGCAGAAAAGGTTTTAAAGAGCAAGCCGGAAGTTTCTCGTAAGTTTGTTCATATCATGGTTGGTAATATGATATTTGCCATGCCATTCTTCTCAGATCCTTCAATCTTACTTTGGTTTATCACATTGCCTATAACAATTGCTCTGTTCTTCTTGACAGAGTATTCACCAATAACAATCCACAATAGTGTAACTGAATCTGGTCATGCATTAGGCTTGTTCTTCTATGCGGGTATTTGGTCAGTATTGCTTTTGATATTCCCAATTTTAATAGATCCTAATTTGCTTTGGATTGTAGCATTAGCTATTGTTCCTTTAGTATACGGTGACGGATTCGCTGCTCTTGTTGGGGCAAAATGGGGTAGAATCAAATACCATGTATTCGGTGGAGAGAAAACTCTTGCAGGTTCCCTTGCAATGCTTTCTGTAACTGCAGTTTTATCTGTATTCGTATGGGTTTTCTACACTGCAATGGGATACACCCTTCCAGAACTTAATTTCTGGTACATCTTGATTATTTCTGCAATTGCAACTGTTGCTGAAGCTATCAGTTATGGTGGTATTGATAACCTTACTGTACCTTCTGTAACTGCAATCTTATATTATTTGGTTGCAACTATATTATAA
- a CDS encoding cation diffusion facilitator family transporter, with the protein MERDKIIVRTSVIGILVNLILVAFKASIGIMVNSIAITLDAVNNLTDALSSIITIIGTKLAGKAPDKKHPYGYGRIEYFSSVIISIIVLLAGITALEESVPKIFNPVLADYTFVSIFIIAVAVVVKFLLGRYVKGKGKEINSQSLVASGSDALFDAILSLSTVVAAIISLIWNISLEGILGTIIAFVIIKAAIEMLSETLSSMIGTRVDSEITDKLKDRISEFDEVLGVYDLTLHNYGPTQLMGSVHVELRDDLTAKEIHKLTRRILYSVYEEFGIILTVGIYASNTDSEETRKIKESLNEIIAKYPEILQMHGFYMDDDLNLITFDLIIDFDANRAEVKEKVLKEIQDKYPNYQFDAILDADYSD; encoded by the coding sequence ATGGAGAGAGACAAGATTATAGTAAGGACCAGTGTCATTGGAATACTGGTGAATTTAATCCTTGTTGCATTTAAGGCAAGCATTGGGATTATGGTAAACAGTATTGCAATCACATTGGATGCAGTAAACAATTTAACAGATGCTTTATCTTCAATAATTACAATTATTGGAACAAAATTAGCAGGAAAAGCTCCAGATAAAAAGCATCCTTACGGTTACGGAAGAATAGAGTATTTTTCATCTGTAATCATCTCAATTATTGTATTGCTTGCAGGAATAACCGCTTTGGAAGAGTCTGTTCCAAAGATATTCAATCCTGTCTTGGCAGACTATACCTTTGTTTCAATCTTCATAATCGCTGTTGCTGTGGTTGTAAAATTCCTTTTAGGAAGATATGTTAAAGGAAAAGGAAAGGAAATAAATTCCCAGTCATTGGTTGCGTCTGGAAGCGATGCACTGTTTGATGCAATACTTTCATTGTCTACAGTGGTTGCAGCTATTATTAGCTTAATCTGGAACATTAGTTTGGAGGGTATTTTAGGTACAATCATTGCCTTTGTCATTATTAAGGCAGCTATTGAAATGCTTTCTGAAACATTAAGCAGCATGATTGGTACACGTGTAGACAGTGAAATAACCGATAAGCTTAAGGATAGAATAAGTGAATTTGATGAGGTCTTAGGTGTTTATGACTTGACTTTGCACAATTACGGTCCAACTCAATTGATGGGATCTGTTCATGTTGAGCTTAGGGATGACTTGACTGCAAAGGAGATTCATAAGTTAACCAGACGTATTCTATATTCTGTATATGAAGAGTTTGGAATCATACTCACAGTTGGAATCTATGCATCAAATACAGATAGTGAAGAAACTAGAAAAATTAAGGAAAGTCTTAATGAAATAATTGCAAAATATCCGGAAATATTGCAAATGCATGGATTCTATATGGATGATGACTTAAATTTAATCACTTTCGATTTAATCATTGATTTTGATGCAAATCGTGCTGAAGTAAAAGAGAAAGTATTAAAAGAAATTCAAGATAAATATCCAAATTATCAATTTGATGCAATCTTGGATGCAGATTATAGTGACTAA
- a CDS encoding MarR family winged helix-turn-helix transcriptional regulator, with product MRKNSVFNQENSYLNSWYNITKGFGEFFKERSADLEITPAEAMLLSKIYYKDGISQREIAHSLIVSEANITKTFKKLEGKELVYKTVDEDNNARRNLHLTEKGEATFERCIEIFGEFDEITFEDYDSEEKEKMEKQLKKISDKSLNIIKK from the coding sequence ATGCGTAAAAATTCAGTATTCAATCAAGAAAACAGTTATCTAAATTCATGGTATAATATAACAAAGGGATTTGGAGAATTCTTTAAAGAAAGAAGTGCAGATTTGGAAATCACTCCTGCTGAAGCAATGTTATTATCAAAAATTTATTATAAGGATGGAATTAGCCAAAGGGAAATTGCACATAGTTTAATTGTTTCCGAAGCAAACATCACAAAAACATTCAAAAAATTAGAAGGAAAAGAATTGGTTTATAAGACTGTTGATGAAGACAATAATGCTCGCCGTAACTTACATTTAACTGAAAAAGGAGAAGCAACCTTTGAAAGATGTATAGAAATATTCGGAGAATTCGATGAAATCACTTTTGAAGACTACGATTCCGAAGAAAAAGAAAAAATGGAGAAACAATTAAAAAAGATCTCCGATAAATCTTTGAACATTATTAAAAAATAA
- a CDS encoding 6-carboxytetrahydropterin synthase — protein MLTLVSEHRIYGCHKLKNQGGKCTQWHGHQYRVILTLKAPYNDLDYRNMIMDTYDIEAIFNEFIGVDHLNLNEFMDSEDPTMEEMSKFFYDGLKPKIECLVSVGVYETPETGVTYEPME, from the coding sequence ATGTTAACATTAGTATCAGAACATAGAATTTATGGTTGTCACAAATTAAAGAACCAAGGTGGAAAATGTACTCAATGGCATGGACACCAATATAGGGTAATTTTAACTTTAAAAGCACCATATAATGATTTGGATTACAGAAATATGATTATGGACACCTATGACATCGAAGCAATCTTCAATGAGTTCATTGGTGTAGATCATTTGAATTTAAATGAATTTATGGACTCAGAAGACCCTACCATGGAAGAGATGAGCAAGTTCTTCTATGATGGATTAAAGCCTAAAATCGAATGTTTGGTAAGTGTTGGAGTTTATGAAACTCCTGAGACTGGTGTAACATACGAACCTATGGAATAA
- a CDS encoding tocopherol cyclase family protein: MNKSDLKRDHYMLKGPLAKQGYDWWWHSLTAYNKETGEPRPFFIEYFVCNPDLAEDEPTLGQDPKNIEAGKRPSYCMLKVGAWGKEPKQIHNYYSMKDFSCPDDKLDIKVGEYSLTETHMTGYCKVTEEEAREHPEYMCDAGEMKWDLDIDKQITFNVGYGANGFFRKLNAFEMFWHAEGIKTQYSGTIEMDGVDYEVIPEKSFGYADKNWGGDFTSPWLWISSCNLTSLITGKKLNNSAFEAGGGKPKAFGITLPRKLLIGFYYEGKMYEYNFARFWNNVRVDFGFKEGEEVNEWFINCSNWNSKLELKLYCKRDEMLLFNYEAPTGKKLHTRLWNGGNGYGEIKLMKKDGTLIDHIKIENAGCEYGEYDDDRTHNIIDDR; encoded by the coding sequence ATGAATAAAAGTGATTTGAAAAGAGACCATTATATGTTGAAAGGTCCCCTTGCTAAGCAAGGTTATGACTGGTGGTGGCATTCTTTAACAGCTTACAATAAGGAAACTGGTGAACCAAGACCATTCTTTATAGAATACTTTGTATGTAACCCAGATTTAGCTGAAGATGAACCTACCTTAGGTCAAGACCCTAAAAACATTGAAGCAGGTAAAAGACCTTCTTACTGCATGTTAAAAGTTGGAGCATGGGGTAAGGAACCTAAACAGATTCATAATTACTATTCCATGAAGGATTTCTCATGCCCTGATGATAAATTGGATATAAAAGTTGGGGAATACAGCTTAACTGAAACCCATATGACTGGATACTGTAAAGTTACTGAAGAGGAAGCACGTGAACATCCTGAATACATGTGTGATGCAGGAGAAATGAAATGGGACTTGGATATTGACAAGCAAATCACTTTTAATGTAGGATATGGTGCAAATGGCTTCTTCAGAAAATTGAATGCTTTTGAAATGTTTTGGCACGCTGAAGGAATAAAGACCCAATACAGCGGTACCATTGAAATGGATGGTGTTGATTATGAAGTCATTCCTGAAAAATCCTTTGGATATGCTGATAAGAACTGGGGTGGAGACTTTACAAGCCCTTGGTTATGGATTTCCTCCTGTAATCTGACAAGTTTGATCACTGGCAAGAAACTTAATAATTCTGCTTTTGAAGCAGGGGGTGGAAAGCCTAAGGCATTCGGCATTACACTTCCTCGTAAATTGCTGATAGGTTTCTATTATGAAGGAAAGATGTATGAATACAACTTTGCAAGATTCTGGAATAATGTAAGAGTTGATTTCGGTTTCAAAGAAGGAGAAGAAGTGAACGAATGGTTCATCAATTGCAGCAATTGGAACAGCAAGCTTGAACTCAAATTATACTGCAAACGTGATGAAATGTTGCTTTTCAATTATGAAGCTCCTACCGGTAAAAAGTTACACACCCGTCTTTGGAATGGTGGAAACGGTTACGGTGAAATCAAGTTGATGAAAAAGGACGGAACCTTAATTGACCATATCAAAATAGAAAATGCAGGTTGTGAATACGGAGAATATGATGATGATAGGACTCACAATATTATAGATGACAGATAA
- a CDS encoding DNA-binding protein, giving the protein MEKALTLKYTCKDCGFTWITLNGEHSICPKCHSENIEFLEEVKDLDIDAILAHNKRRGGCCGSARGKGPLTCGKPMPDHANPNIPHHHHDKKTCCGYNE; this is encoded by the coding sequence ATGGAAAAAGCTTTAACTTTAAAATATACTTGTAAAGATTGTGGATTCACTTGGATTACCTTAAATGGTGAACACTCAATCTGTCCTAAATGTCACAGTGAAAATATTGAATTTCTAGAAGAAGTGAAAGATTTGGATATTGATGCAATTCTTGCTCATAATAAAAGGAGAGGTGGATGTTGCGGATCAGCACGTGGAAAAGGTCCTTTAACCTGTGGTAAACCTATGCCTGATCATGCTAATCCAAATATCCCGCACCATCACCATGATAAGAAAACTTGTTGTGGTTATAACGAATAG
- the queC gene encoding 7-cyano-7-deazaguanine synthase QueC, protein MSKDVVLILSGGLDSSTLLYKLLNEGNKVTALSFNYGQKAAIEIERAAEICQMNDVPHFVFDIQNIVDLLSSSLTDSDNDNVEEPKSTVVPSRNTILLELATAFAISNNKEEVYYGAIKADIGDYPDTTPEFLEKINELNKVNNYEYIPVCAPFIDTDKKDVVKLALKLGVPIEKTWSCYVNNDGTPCGECFSCKSRIKAIEEAKKELGID, encoded by the coding sequence ATGTCAAAAGATGTAGTTTTAATATTATCTGGAGGATTGGACTCTTCCACTTTATTGTATAAATTATTGAATGAAGGGAATAAGGTAACTGCACTCAGTTTCAATTATGGTCAGAAGGCAGCTATTGAAATTGAAAGGGCAGCAGAAATCTGTCAAATGAATGATGTTCCTCATTTCGTATTTGATATACAGAATATTGTGGATTTGCTTTCAAGCAGCTTGACTGATTCTGATAATGACAATGTTGAAGAGCCAAAGAGCACTGTTGTTCCAAGCAGAAATACAATATTGCTTGAACTTGCAACTGCATTTGCAATAAGCAACAATAAGGAAGAAGTCTATTACGGTGCAATCAAGGCAGATATCGGTGATTATCCAGACACCACCCCAGAGTTTTTAGAGAAGATCAATGAGTTAAATAAAGTCAATAACTATGAATACATTCCTGTTTGCGCTCCATTTATTGATACAGATAAAAAGGATGTTGTAAAGCTTGCCTTGAAGTTAGGAGTGCCAATAGAAAAGACATGGAGCTGTTATGTAAACAATGATGGAACTCCATGTGGTGAATGCTTCAGTTGCAAATCAAGAATAAAAGCTATTGAAGAAGCTAAAAAAGAATTAGGAATAGATTAA
- a CDS encoding methanogenesis marker 8 protein, with protein MDKHVIEALGKARVTVQYGKVVDVGEPKIEYCPLFHKHRGIEKLTEEEIKKNIEFRIDDFGMCTKDRVLRLKDFLSFGISEILSTLLDENIIDCVVMVCEGCGTVLVTESELAQGVGGRVSGLVETSPIPELIEQFLPNHVLDEENASIDQVEGFRLAIENGYKNIAVTLCYPEDGVILRELEKEYDDVNVYLFGVHSTGLSEEEAELVFDLYDVVTGCASKPIREVGAERALCSVGTSIPIFAASEKGKEFVKLRLDKIGGPKKKTGNSRHPEPLI; from the coding sequence ATGGATAAGCATGTAATTGAAGCTTTAGGAAAAGCTAGAGTGACTGTTCAATACGGAAAAGTTGTTGATGTTGGAGAACCTAAGATTGAATATTGTCCTCTTTTTCATAAGCATAGAGGAATTGAAAAATTAACTGAAGAAGAAATCAAGAAAAACATAGAATTCAGAATAGATGACTTTGGAATGTGTACCAAAGATAGGGTATTAAGACTTAAGGACTTCTTATCCTTTGGAATTTCTGAAATATTGTCCACTTTACTTGATGAAAATATCATTGACTGTGTAGTGATGGTCTGTGAAGGCTGTGGAACTGTACTTGTTACTGAAAGTGAATTGGCTCAAGGAGTTGGTGGAAGGGTTTCAGGACTTGTTGAAACCAGCCCGATACCTGAACTTATAGAGCAATTCCTTCCAAATCATGTTCTTGATGAGGAAAATGCTTCTATTGATCAAGTGGAAGGTTTTAGATTAGCTATTGAAAACGGATATAAGAATATAGCAGTTACCCTTTGTTATCCTGAAGATGGAGTAATTCTTAGGGAATTGGAAAAGGAATACGATGATGTAAATGTTTATTTATTTGGAGTTCACTCAACAGGATTATCCGAAGAAGAAGCTGAGCTCGTCTTTGACCTCTATGATGTGGTTACTGGCTGTGCTTCCAAACCTATTAGAGAAGTTGGTGCAGAAAGAGCTTTATGCTCTGTTGGAACTTCCATTCCAATTTTTGCAGCAAGTGAAAAAGGAAAAGAATTTGTTAAATTAAGATTGGATAAGATTGGAGGACCTAAAAAGAAAACAGGAAATTCAAGACATCCTGAACCATTAATTTAA
- a CDS encoding helix-turn-helix transcriptional regulator, translated as MRNNLRIYRAIENITQEELANELGVSRQTIVAIENDKYNPSLELGFKIAHKFDVKIEDIFISEI; from the coding sequence ATGAGAAATAATCTAAGAATTTACAGAGCCATTGAGAATATTACCCAAGAGGAATTGGCAAATGAATTGGGAGTCAGCAGACAAACCATAGTGGCTATTGAAAATGACAAATACAATCCATCACTTGAACTTGGCTTTAAAATAGCCCATAAGTTTGATGTGAAAATAGAAGACATATTCATTAGCGAAATATGA
- a CDS encoding SDR family NAD(P)-dependent oxidoreductase, with protein MKNYFDIKDKVAVITGASSGLGWQIAQAYASQGAKLALFARREERLLENVAEIEKEFGTEVMYAVCDVGDYDSITAAVDKVMDAYGRIDILVNAAGMGNNKMVVDQSNEEWEKHIHIDLSGVYYMCKAVGEIMIKQEYGKIINIGSIHSRVIFPGGGISAYSSAKGGVMNLTKNLAVEWAKYNITVNAIGPAVFKTELTEESLGLPGFMDLIAAYCPAGRLGEPGELDGLAIYLASDASSFCTGQLICVDGGWTAI; from the coding sequence ATGAAAAACTATTTCGACATTAAAGACAAAGTAGCAGTTATTACTGGTGCTTCCTCAGGATTAGGTTGGCAAATTGCTCAAGCATACGCAAGCCAAGGTGCAAAATTAGCACTATTCGCTAGAAGAGAAGAAAGATTACTTGAAAACGTTGCTGAAATTGAAAAAGAATTCGGAACTGAAGTAATGTACGCTGTATGTGATGTCGGAGATTATGACAGCATTACCGCAGCTGTTGACAAAGTAATGGACGCTTACGGAAGAATTGACATTCTCGTAAATGCAGCAGGTATGGGTAACAACAAAATGGTTGTTGACCAATCAAATGAAGAATGGGAAAAACACATCCACATTGACTTAAGCGGTGTATACTACATGTGTAAAGCTGTTGGAGAAATCATGATCAAACAAGAATACGGTAAGATCATCAACATCGGTTCTATCCACAGTAGAGTTATCTTCCCTGGTGGAGGAATTAGTGCTTACTCCTCTGCAAAAGGTGGAGTAATGAACTTAACCAAAAACTTAGCTGTAGAATGGGCTAAATACAACATTACCGTAAACGCAATCGGTCCAGCAGTATTCAAAACCGAATTAACCGAAGAGTCTCTTGGATTACCTGGATTTATGGACTTAATTGCAGCATACTGTCCAGCTGGCAGATTAGGTGAACCTGGTGAATTAGACGGTCTCGCAATTTACTTAGCATCTGACGCATCCAGCTTCTGTACCGGTCAATTAATCTGTGTTGACGGCGGATGGACTGCAATATAA